The proteins below are encoded in one region of Phycisphaerae bacterium:
- a CDS encoding PilT/PilU family type 4a pilus ATPase produces the protein MYERASERTHVGDEPVETAPALEEIETGDGDVAILDAQPAAAVERHRTRPREPKIHKYLRYVIDIKASDLHFKSGAQVHVRHKGDLKPIKGPPLSPEEVERLWFEIMNDHQRKQLLEKGASDFAYQLGDSDRFRVNIFRQRGSLSVAARRVNKNILNFDELYLPKSIYKITEFHQGLVLLAGITGSGKSTTIAAALDYINAHRACHIVTIEDPIEYLFTDRKALVNQREVHVDVQTFADALKYLMREDPDVVLIGEMRDEETFTAALNAAETGHLVFGTVHASSAAQTINRILDLIPEGSRDLVRQTLVFNLQAVICQKLLPSIKPGVARVPAVEIMFGSPTVRKLIDEKRDDELSKVIRASQNEGMLDMNECLKRLVETEFIDIHVAYAASPNPQELKMRLKGISTGSGSILG, from the coding sequence ATGTACGAACGTGCCAGCGAACGCACCCACGTGGGCGACGAGCCCGTCGAGACCGCTCCGGCACTGGAGGAGATCGAAACCGGCGACGGCGACGTGGCCATCCTCGACGCCCAACCCGCAGCCGCCGTCGAACGACACCGAACCAGACCTCGCGAACCCAAAATCCACAAGTACCTCCGCTACGTCATCGACATCAAGGCATCCGACCTGCACTTCAAAAGCGGCGCCCAGGTCCACGTTCGCCACAAGGGCGATCTCAAGCCCATCAAGGGCCCGCCCCTGTCACCCGAGGAAGTCGAACGCCTGTGGTTCGAAATCATGAACGATCACCAGAGAAAACAGCTCCTCGAAAAGGGCGCTTCCGACTTCGCCTACCAGCTCGGCGACTCCGACCGCTTCCGTGTCAACATCTTCCGCCAGCGCGGTTCGCTCAGCGTCGCCGCCCGCCGCGTCAACAAGAACATCCTGAACTTCGATGAGCTCTACCTGCCCAAGTCAATCTACAAGATCACCGAGTTCCACCAGGGACTCGTCCTTCTGGCCGGCATCACCGGCTCCGGAAAGTCCACCACCATCGCCGCCGCCCTCGACTACATTAACGCCCACCGGGCCTGCCACATCGTCACCATCGAAGACCCGATCGAGTACCTGTTCACCGATCGCAAGGCCCTCGTCAACCAGCGCGAGGTACACGTCGACGTCCAGACTTTCGCCGACGCCCTCAAGTACCTCATGCGCGAGGACCCCGACGTCGTACTCATCGGCGAAATGCGCGACGAGGAAACCTTCACCGCCGCCCTCAACGCCGCCGAGACCGGGCACCTGGTCTTCGGAACCGTCCACGCCTCCAGCGCCGCCCAGACCATCAACCGCATCCTCGACCTCATCCCCGAGGGCTCACGCGACCTGGTCCGCCAGACCCTGGTGTTCAACCTCCAGGCGGTCATCTGCCAGAAACTCCTGCCCAGCATCAAGCCCGGCGTCGCCCGCGTCCCCGCCGTCGAAATCATGTTCGGCAGCCCAACCGTGCGCAAACTCATCGACGAGAAACGCGACGACGAACTCAGTAAGGTCATCCGGGCGTCGCAGAACGAGGGCATGCTCGATATGAACGAGTGCCTTAAGCGGCTGGTGGAAACCGAGTTTATCGATATCCACGTGGCCTACGCCGCTTCGCCAAACCCCCAGGAACTCAAGATGCGCCTCAAGGGCATCAGTACCGGCAGCGGCTCTATCCTGGGCTAG
- a CDS encoding leucyl/phenylalanyl-tRNA--protein transferase — MSTVIPLTPEVLVSAYAHGIFPMDVDGQVEWFSPDPRAILPLDAFRVSKNLGRRCRSGQFEIRLNTCFERVIRACGDREEGTWISQPIIAAYVRLHQLGLAHSVETWQDGELAGGLYGVALRGAFFGESMFHRRTDASKVALVALVERLRNRGFALLDVQFTTPHLEQFGIAEITREEYLDRLAAALDVDAQFVDPDAPPP; from the coding sequence ATGTCGACCGTAATCCCCCTCACCCCCGAGGTACTGGTCTCCGCTTACGCCCACGGCATCTTCCCCATGGATGTCGACGGCCAGGTCGAGTGGTTCAGCCCCGACCCGCGGGCCATCCTGCCGCTCGATGCGTTCCGGGTATCCAAAAACCTCGGCCGGCGATGTCGCAGCGGCCAGTTTGAGATCCGGCTCAACACCTGCTTCGAACGGGTGATCCGGGCCTGCGGCGACCGCGAGGAGGGAACCTGGATCTCCCAACCCATCATCGCCGCCTACGTCCGGCTGCATCAGCTCGGACTGGCCCACTCCGTCGAAACATGGCAGGACGGCGAGCTGGCCGGCGGACTCTACGGCGTGGCCCTCCGCGGCGCCTTCTTCGGCGAGTCTATGTTCCACCGCCGTACCGACGCCTCCAAGGTCGCCCTCGTGGCCCTCGTCGAGCGACTGCGAAACCGCGGCTTCGCCTTGCTCGACGTCCAGTTCACCACGCCCCATCTCGAACAGTTCGGCATCGCCGAAATCACCCGCGAGGAATACCTCGACCGCCTGGCGGCCGCACTCGATGTCGACGCCCAATTCGTCGATCCAGATGCCCCGCCCCCATGA
- a CDS encoding DUF456 family protein: MLMPFAFDLFFLLINTIWLLLVVLGLPGNWLIVATTAGVAWWQWDPDHQLFSPWTLVVLVAVAAVGEVLEMVAGAAGAKQAGGSARGSAGALVGGLIGALAGTVMIPIPLIGSLMGAAGGAAVGAWAMEMSGGQEMEVSVRIGVGAGIGRLVGTLVKLGAGVVLWLIAAVALFWR, from the coding sequence ATGCTCATGCCCTTCGCCTTTGACCTCTTTTTCCTACTTATTAACACCATATGGCTACTGCTGGTAGTTTTGGGTTTGCCGGGCAACTGGCTGATCGTGGCCACGACGGCGGGGGTTGCGTGGTGGCAGTGGGATCCGGATCATCAGCTTTTCAGTCCGTGGACGTTGGTTGTTCTGGTGGCTGTTGCGGCGGTGGGGGAGGTGCTGGAGATGGTGGCCGGTGCCGCGGGCGCCAAGCAGGCGGGCGGATCGGCTCGTGGTTCGGCGGGGGCTCTTGTCGGAGGGCTGATTGGAGCGTTGGCGGGCACGGTGATGATTCCGATTCCGCTGATTGGCTCGCTGATGGGGGCTGCAGGCGGTGCGGCGGTGGGTGCGTGGGCGATGGAGATGAGCGGCGGCCAGGAGATGGAGGTTTCGGTCCGGATTGGGGTAGGCGCGGGCATTGGGCGTCTGGTGGGCACGCTGGTCAAGCTGGGGGCAGGGGTGGTCCTGTGGCTGATCGCGGCGGTGGCGCTGTTTTGGCGATAG
- a CDS encoding alpha-galactosidase, with the protein MSRGISVLWMVCASLLLVGGGVRAAEDDLPAGEVDDAVMASAEEVKAMSGWVGGAFLGQPAPVSPRVIPIEVRRQDHSFLHFGRSCMETPLRIGDRDFAHGLGTHAHSEIVVTVPKGAKRFKAFAGIDHNFDTRGVNGSVQLSVEIGGREVVRTATLRGGDTAVPIDVDLPEGLDKLVLKADTTADGPAYDQCDWADAQLVMEDSSVRWLDEGYGVEPFMGPKVPFSFVYGGKESKVLMGGWKRTVETAERDDRLVHSVRWADPETGLEVTAVVSVFRRYPAVDWVLHFENKGGRDTPIMERIQALDLELATGNNRQAVVLNQINGDTCSAAAFQPVATSLDIGRNIRLAPTGGRPASISAFPFLDVQYGGQGLITAIGWTGQWAASLERGQGGRTLLRAGMEQTHLLLHPGERIRSPRILLLGWTGDRRAAHNRFRRLMLFHYIPKRGGRPVRMPIAIQTFDRYWKRPGWATEAGQLEYVRVAAQLGVDSVWLDAAWFPGDFPNGVGNWFAKPEAFPRGLKPVSDACHAKGMRFILWFEPERVGANTAIAREHPEFVFGGKEGGLFKLNDPEARRFLTDLLARRIEEYGLDVYRNDFNIDPLSFWRKNDGPDRQGMTEIRYVEGLYAMWDELLARRPGLVIDNCASGGRRIDLEMCSRSVPLWRSDTGCSPGHPEWNQSQCQGLGEYVPLHALGCWSPEAYECRSAVTAGAICEWGYLEEGFPTATAKAAVAESRANQRYWYGDFYPLTPVSLAADAFVAHQYHRPDLDAGLVLAFRRSECGYVGIIVGLAGVKPDVSYDVEFIDEARTSTRRTMRGKELQAGLDLRIPVQGHSLVVRYAPVGG; encoded by the coding sequence ATGAGTCGAGGGATCTCGGTTTTGTGGATGGTGTGTGCGAGCCTGCTTCTGGTGGGAGGAGGTGTGCGGGCCGCCGAGGATGACCTGCCCGCCGGCGAGGTTGACGACGCGGTCATGGCCTCGGCTGAGGAAGTGAAGGCGATGAGCGGCTGGGTGGGGGGTGCGTTTCTCGGGCAGCCGGCCCCGGTTTCACCTCGGGTGATCCCGATCGAGGTTCGCCGCCAGGATCACAGTTTCCTGCACTTTGGCCGGTCGTGCATGGAAACGCCTCTGCGTATTGGCGATCGCGATTTCGCGCATGGTTTGGGGACGCACGCCCACAGTGAGATCGTGGTGACCGTGCCCAAGGGGGCCAAGCGGTTCAAGGCATTTGCCGGCATCGACCACAACTTCGACACCCGGGGCGTGAACGGCAGCGTACAGTTGAGCGTGGAGATTGGCGGCCGGGAGGTGGTTCGGACGGCGACGCTGCGTGGCGGTGACACGGCGGTGCCGATTGACGTTGACCTGCCGGAGGGGCTGGACAAGCTGGTGCTGAAGGCAGACACCACGGCCGACGGACCGGCCTACGATCAGTGTGACTGGGCTGATGCCCAGCTGGTCATGGAGGACAGCAGTGTTCGATGGCTGGACGAAGGGTATGGGGTGGAGCCGTTCATGGGTCCGAAGGTGCCGTTTTCGTTTGTGTACGGCGGCAAGGAATCGAAGGTCCTGATGGGGGGTTGGAAGCGGACGGTTGAGACCGCGGAGCGTGACGACCGTCTGGTACACAGCGTGAGATGGGCCGATCCTGAAACGGGTCTGGAGGTCACCGCGGTTGTGAGCGTTTTTCGCCGATATCCGGCGGTTGACTGGGTTCTCCACTTCGAGAACAAGGGTGGCCGTGACACGCCGATTATGGAGAGGATCCAGGCTCTAGATCTGGAGCTGGCGACCGGCAACAACAGACAAGCGGTTGTCCTGAACCAGATCAACGGGGACACCTGCAGTGCGGCCGCGTTTCAGCCGGTAGCGACGTCGTTGGACATCGGCAGGAATATCCGGCTTGCCCCGACTGGCGGCCGGCCGGCGTCGATCAGCGCGTTTCCCTTTTTGGACGTGCAGTATGGCGGTCAGGGTCTGATCACCGCGATCGGCTGGACGGGCCAGTGGGCGGCTTCGCTGGAGCGTGGCCAGGGTGGCCGGACCCTATTGCGGGCGGGCATGGAGCAGACTCACCTTCTGCTGCATCCGGGAGAGCGGATTCGCAGTCCGCGCATTCTTCTGCTGGGTTGGACGGGTGATCGCCGGGCGGCCCACAATCGTTTTCGTCGCCTGATGTTGTTCCACTACATTCCGAAGCGCGGTGGGCGGCCGGTGCGGATGCCGATTGCGATTCAGACGTTTGACCGTTACTGGAAGCGGCCGGGGTGGGCGACGGAGGCTGGCCAGCTCGAGTACGTCCGGGTAGCCGCGCAGCTGGGTGTTGATTCGGTTTGGCTCGACGCGGCATGGTTTCCCGGCGATTTTCCCAACGGGGTCGGCAACTGGTTTGCCAAGCCGGAAGCCTTTCCCCGGGGTCTCAAGCCGGTCAGCGATGCCTGCCATGCCAAGGGGATGCGGTTCATTCTGTGGTTTGAGCCGGAGCGGGTTGGGGCCAACACGGCGATCGCCAGGGAGCATCCCGAGTTTGTCTTTGGGGGCAAGGAGGGTGGCCTGTTCAAGCTCAATGATCCTGAGGCCCGGCGGTTTTTGACGGACTTATTGGCCCGGCGGATTGAGGAATATGGTCTGGACGTGTATCGCAACGACTTCAACATCGATCCGTTGTCGTTCTGGCGCAAGAATGACGGGCCGGACCGGCAGGGGATGACCGAGATCCGTTACGTGGAGGGTCTTTACGCGATGTGGGATGAATTGCTTGCCCGACGTCCCGGTCTGGTCATTGACAACTGTGCCAGCGGCGGGCGGCGGATCGATCTGGAGATGTGTTCGCGTTCCGTGCCGCTCTGGCGAAGCGACACCGGCTGTTCGCCCGGTCACCCGGAATGGAACCAGAGTCAGTGTCAAGGCCTTGGCGAGTATGTGCCGCTTCACGCGTTGGGATGCTGGTCGCCCGAGGCCTACGAGTGCCGGAGCGCGGTGACGGCGGGGGCGATCTGCGAGTGGGGTTACCTGGAGGAGGGTTTTCCGACGGCCACGGCCAAGGCGGCGGTGGCCGAATCACGAGCCAACCAGCGGTACTGGTATGGTGATTTCTATCCGCTGACGCCCGTTTCGCTGGCCGCGGATGCGTTTGTGGCCCATCAGTATCATCGGCCCGATCTTGATGCGGGCCTGGTGCTCGCCTTCCGGCGCAGCGAGTGTGGTTATGTGGGGATCATCGTCGGGCTGGCCGGGGTGAAGCCGGACGTGAGCTACGATGTCGAGTTCATTGATGAGGCCCGAACGAGCACGCGTCGGACGATGCGCGGCAAGGAATTGCAGGCTGGGCTTGATCTGCGCATTCCTGTTCAGGGCCACAGTCTGGTGGTGCGATACGCCCCGGTGGGCGGCTGA
- the hisF gene encoding imidazole glycerol phosphate synthase subunit HisF, with the protein MLAKRIIPCLDVHAGRVVKGVNFVNLRDAGDPVEIAQRYESEGADELVFLDITASHEERNIILDVVSRTAEQVFMPLTVGGGIRNLDDIRQLLNAGADKVSINSAAVKNPHFIRRAAERFGRQCIVVNIDPKRIRDHDREVWDVHIHGGRRPTGLEAVSWARQVEKLGAGEIVLTCMDADGTQNGYDLEITRAVSEAVTIPVVASGGAGRPEHLADAVTLGKADAALAASIYHFGTYTIKETKRLMADRGIPVRL; encoded by the coding sequence ATGCTCGCGAAGCGGATTATTCCTTGCTTGGACGTCCACGCCGGCCGCGTGGTCAAGGGCGTGAACTTCGTCAATCTCCGCGACGCGGGTGACCCCGTCGAGATCGCCCAACGCTACGAGTCCGAGGGGGCCGACGAACTCGTCTTCCTCGATATCACCGCCAGCCACGAGGAACGCAACATCATCCTCGACGTCGTCAGCCGAACCGCTGAACAGGTCTTCATGCCCCTGACCGTCGGCGGCGGCATCCGCAATCTGGACGACATCCGCCAACTCCTCAACGCCGGAGCCGACAAGGTGTCAATCAACTCCGCCGCAGTCAAGAACCCCCACTTCATCCGCCGGGCAGCCGAACGATTCGGGCGACAGTGCATCGTGGTCAACATCGACCCCAAACGAATCCGCGACCACGACCGGGAAGTCTGGGACGTCCACATCCACGGCGGGCGGCGACCGACCGGACTGGAAGCCGTCTCCTGGGCCAGACAGGTCGAAAAACTGGGGGCCGGCGAAATCGTACTCACCTGCATGGACGCCGACGGCACACAAAACGGCTACGACCTCGAAATCACCCGGGCCGTATCCGAAGCGGTCACCATCCCGGTGGTGGCCTCGGGCGGCGCAGGCAGGCCGGAACACCTCGCCGACGCGGTGACGCTCGGCAAGGCGGACGCCGCCCTCGCGGCCAGCATCTACCACTTCGGAACGTACACCATCAAGGAAACAAAACGGCTCATGGCCGACCGGGGAATACCCGTACGACTGTGA